GGGGCACGCCCCGGCTATCCCGCGCGGACCGCGGGGTGTCAAGGCGCGCGCTCAGCGCGCGCGCGGCAGGCCGAGCACGCGCTCGGCCAGGATGTTGCGCTGGATCTCCGACGTCCCCGCGAACAGCGACGCGGCTCGGTAGTAGAGGTAGGAGCGTGCCAGGCGGCCGCCCGCGACCGCGTGCGCTCCGGGCTGCCAGCAGAGCCCGACCGGGCCGAGCAGCTCCATCAGCGTGTCGTGCATGCGCTGGCTCATCTCGCTCCAGAAGAGCTTGACGAAGCTCGCCTCGGGGCCGAGCGGCTCCTGGCGCTGGAGGCGGGTCAGCGTGCGCCAGTTGTTGAGGCGCGTGATCTCGACCTCGATCGCGTGCTGCGCGAGGCGCTGGCGCAGCACCCGGTCCGCGCGCCGCGCCGCCTGCCCGTCGACGCCCTCGCGCGCGAGGCGCAGCAGGTCGTCGAGCAGCATGCGGTGCATGACAAGCTGGCGGGGCGAGGTGCCGCGCTCGTGGGCGAGGGTCGTGCTGGCGATCGCCCAGCCCTCGTTCTCCCGGCCGACGAGATGCTCGCGCGGGACGAGCACGTCCTCCAGGAAGACCTCGTTGAACTCCTCGCTGCCCGTCAACTGGCGGAGCGGGCGCACGGTGACGCCGGGCGCCTGCATGTCGCAGATGAAGTAGCTGATGCCCTTGGCCCTGGGCGCCGCCGCATCCGTGCGCGCCAGCAGGATGCCCCAGCGCGCGAACTGCGCGTAGCTCGTCCACACCTTCTGGCCGGTGACGACCCAGCCGTCGCCGCGGCGCTCGGCGCGCGTGCGCAGCGCGGTCAGGTCCGAGCCGGCGCCGGGCTCGGAGAAGAGCTGGCACCAGAGCTCCTCGGCGGGCAGGATCTCCGGGAGGTAACGTCGCTTCTGCTCCTCGGTGCCGTGCGCGACGAGCGTCGGCCCGACCAGGTTCACGCCGATCCGGTTGATGATCTCGGGCGCGCGCGCGGCGGCGATCTCCTCCTGGAAGATGTAGTGCTCGACGACCGAGGCGCCGCGCCCACCGTACTCGCGCGGCCAGTGGATGCCGACCCAGCGGCCCTCGTGCAGCTGCCGCTGCCAGCCGCGCAGGAAGGCGACCTCGTCGGCGAGGGACGCGTGCTCGGCCGGAGGAGGGATGTTCGCGCGGAGCCATTCGCGCAGCTCGGCGCGGAAGGACTCCTCGGCGGGCGTGAAGGCGAGATCCACGAGCGTACTTGCCCGCGCGGGCGCCGGCGCGTCAACCGCGCTCACCGCGCCCGGCGAGGCAACAGCTCGTCGACGGCGATATGAACGCCGGGGAAGGCAACCAGCTCGAGCGTCTCGCCGCGGACGGCGCGACGCTGCTCGGCGTAACGCCGCGCTTGCGGGTCCGGTCCCCGGTAGGCCTCCACGCGGTCGTCGCGCAGGTTGACGATCCAGTACTCGGGGATGCCCGCTCCCGCATAGATCGCCGCCTTGGTGATCCGGTCCTGTACGAGCGAGGAGTCGGCCGCTTCGACGACGAGCAGCGCGGTCCGCGGGTCCGCATCGTCGTAGGCTTCGTGCGGCCCGGGCACCAGAGCGACGTCGGGCTCCGGCGCGGAGTAGAGGCCCAGGATCAAGCATTTCTCCTCGCGCACGAGCGCCCTCTTGCCCACCGCTCCCCGAAACGCATCGGCCACCCGGGTCGTCGCCGACGCGTGCCGCGCATTCGACGGCGCCATTGCAACGATTACCCCCTCCAGCAACTCGACCGGATCGTCGGGCTGCAGCACCCCCTCATCGACGAGCGCGAAGTACCGCTCGACGGTCAAGCGCTCCGGCACGGTCCCGGCGGGAGGGACGGCGACGGCCATGGTGCGAAGCTTACAGAGCGCCGGGCTGCCCCACAACGCCAGCTTACAGGTACGCGGGAGCTACACCACGCCGCGTCGCCGGAACTCCTCGAACTCGGCGGGGCCGATCCCGACCTCCTCCAGCACCGCCGCCGTGTCCGCTCCGAGCGGCGCCGCCGGCGCGTAGCGCGGCGCGACGCCGTCGATCTTGATCGGACACCCGACTTCGCGGAGCCGCCCGAGGCGCGGGTGCTCGACCGCGATCACCATTTCCCGGGCCAGCACCTGCTCGTCGGCGAGCGCCTCCTCGACCGCGTACACGGGCGCGATCGGCACGTGGCCGCGGAGCCGCTCGATCCACTCCGCCGTCGTGTGGCGGAGGAACTCCGCGCGCAGGATCGGGCGGAGCGCATCGCGATGGGCGAGCCGGTCGGGGAAAGTGCGGAAGCGCGCGTCCTCGCGCAGATGCGGGAGGCCCATGCGCTCCACCAGCCGCTCCCAGAACTTCTCCTTCATGCACATGATGACGATCCAGCCGTCGCGCGTCTGGAAGCTCTGGCTGGGGACGAGGCTCTGGTGCGCGCCCTCGGGGAGGCGCTGCGGGCGCCAGTCGCGGTTGAGGGTCCAGATGGCCATGTAGTTGAGCATCGAGATGGCCGTGTCGAGGAGCGAGACGTCGAGGTCGCAGCCGACGCCGGTCGCGCGGGCCCGGTGGAGTCCGATCATGAGCGCCAGCGCGGAGAGGATGCCGCCCGAGAAGTCGACGATCGACACGCCGCACTTGGTGGGCGGCGCGTCGGGCTCGCCGGTGGCGCTCATGAAGCCCGCGTAGGCCTGGAGGAGGTAGTCGTAGCCGGGGTCGCCGGCGCGCGGACCCGTGCGGCCGAAGGCGGAGAGCGAGCAGCAGACGACCCGCGGGTTGGCGGTCTTCAGCGCCGCGTAGTCGAGGCCGAGCTTCCCGGGCAGGTCGCCGCGCATGTTGTTGTAGACGGCGTCCACGCGCGCGACCAGGCGATGCAGCAGATCCGGGCCCTCGGGCCTGCGGAGATTCAGCGTGATGCTGCGCGCGCCGCGGTTGAGCGACTGATAGTAAAGCCCGTCGCGCGCCGCCGGGTCGTTGAAGGGCGGGACCGCGCGCGCCTCGTCGCCGCCCGTGGTCGGGTCCTCCACCTTGATGATCTCGGCGCCCAGGTCGGAGAGGAACATGAGCCCGTACGGCCCCGCCCCGAGCTGCGTGAAGGCGAGGATGCGGACGCCGGCGAGCGGGAGCGGGCCGTTGACACCCACGCAGCGATGCTCCTACATTCGCCGCAGCCGTTCAAACGGGCGAGCGTGAGCGAGGAATACTGATGAGCGTGAGCGAGGAATACTGATGAGCGCGAGCGAAGAATACCGATGACCACGACGGGCGCCTTCAAGGACGTCATCAAGCGCGGCCGCGAGGAGCGGGCGCTCCCCGTGGGCGAGTTCCTCGCCGGCCTCGACCGCTTCATCGCCGAGCACAATCCGTACTCGCAGAGCAAGGTGATCCCCGCGATCGGCGAGGGCCGGGCGAGCCTGGAGATCGTCAAGCGCTACGCGAAGGAGCTCTACTACCTGGGGCTCTGGATGACGCCCGAGTTCCCGCTGCTCATCGCCAACGCCCCCGACACCGACGCGCTCACGCTCGAGGACTCCGAGCACTACGCCCACTGGACGCAGAACTTCGCCGACGAATGCGGGTACCTCCGCGACCCGAACCACGTCCTCATGAAGGTCGAGTACACGCGGGCGCTCGGCATCCCGGACGAGGAGCTGCGCGCCTACGTGCCCATGCCGGAGACGATCGGCTCCGTCTACACCATGCTGTACTACGTACGCCGCTCCTACGAGGAGGGCCTCGCCGCCTTCGGCTACGCGCGCGAGCGGGTGGCGGGCATGAGCGGCTACGCGAAGACGCTCTACGAGGGCCTCCAGCGGCACTACGGCGTGCGCGTGAAGGACCTCGAGGTGCACGCCTACGCCGAGCAGGAGCACGGCGACAAGGCGCTCGAGCTGATGCAGCGCGTGTGCACGAGCGCCCACGTGCAGCGCCGCGTGCGCCAGGCGGTCGAGCACACGATCCTCACCAACGAATGGCGGACGTGGGCCCTCAACCGCTGGCTCGAGGAGCCCGGCGCGCTCGATGGGCCGGCTCGACGGTAGGGTCGCACTCGTCACCGGCGCGGGCCAGGGGATCGGCCGGGGGATCGCGCTCGTCCTTGCCCGCGAGGGGGCGAAGGTGTGCGTCGCCGAGCTGAAGGAGCACCGCGCGGAGCGTACGGTGCAGGAGATCCGCACCGCCGGCGGCGAGGCGCTCGCCATCGTGGCCGACGTCGGGCGCAAGGCCGACGTCGAGCGCATGGTCGAGGAAGGCGTACGCCGCTATGCAAGCCTGGACGTGCTCGTGAACAACGCCCACGGCTTCGGAGCGCGCGCGCCGCTCGAGCAGATCCCGGACGAGCAGTTCGACCTGTCGTGGACGAGCGGCGTCAAGGGTACGTGGTGGGCGATGTGCGCCGCCCGCCCGCACATGGCGGCGCGCGGCTGGGGCCGCATCATCAACATGGTCTCCCTCGCCGCCGACCGCGGCGACGCGGGCCTCGGCGAGTACAATGCCGCCAAGGCCGGCATCGCGGCGCTCACCCGCACGGCCGCGCGCGAGTGGGGCCGACAGGGGATCACGGCGAACGCGATCGCGCCCGGCGCGTGGACCAGGCGCGGGCAGGACTACGCGGCGCGCGACCCCGAGGGCTTCGCCAGAGCGATGGCGGCGCGGCCGATCGGGCGGCTCGGGGATCCGGAGACGGACATCGCGCCGGTGGCGCTCTTCCTCGCGACGGACGACTCCCGGTTCGTCACCGGGCACGTGCTCTACGTCGACGGCGGCGCGCACCTGGGGTAGGGGTCGAGCGCCGCGGCGCCGGCAACGCCGCGCCGCGGCTGGGTCCGCGCGTCCGGTTTGCACCCCCGCGTCGGGGCGGTCTATTGAGTCCCGAGATGGAGAGGACGATGCACGTGATGGAGGCCGTCATCGGGTGCCTGGCGCTCGCCGCGCTCCCGGCATGCGGCCCGAGCGCGCCGGACCTCGACGACGTCAAGCGCGATCAGCGGGAGATCCTCTTCAGGCTCGGACGGCTGGATCGCTCCGTCGAGGGGGCCGCGACGCAGCCCGCGGCGGCCCCCGCAGCGCCCGAGGTGAAGACGTACCCCGACAAGGTCTACGACATCCTCGTCGGCGCCTCGCCGGTGAAGGGGCCGAAGAGCGCGCCGGTCACGATCGTCGAGTTCTCCGACTTCCAGTGTCCGCCGTGCGGCGACTCGCGCGACCTGGTGAAGCAGGTCCTGCAGGCTTACCCGAAGGACGTGAACCTCGTCTACAAGCAGTTCCCGCTCATCGGGGTCCACGACCACGCCCTGGACGCGGCCAAGGCGGCGATCGCAGCGGACAAGCAGGGGAGGTTCTGGGAGATGCACGACGTCCTCTACCAGAACCAGCGCGAGCTGAGTGTCGACAAGCTGACCGAGTACGCCGGCAGGATCGGGCTCGACGTGCCGCGCTGGGTGAAGGACTTCAGCTCGCAGGAGGTGCAGGAACAGGTCGCGAACGAGAGGCGGGACGGGCGCGCCGCCGACGTCGACGCCACGCCCACCTTCTTCGTCAACGGGAAGCGGGTGGGGGAGCGCTCATTCGGCGAGTTCAGGACGATGATCGAGGAGGCCCTGCGTACCAGGCCCGGCAAGAAGGGCTGACCCGGTTGCGGTGCCAGAGGAGCCCGCGCCGATGACGCGGACGGGCGTAAACGGGACGCGTCCTTGCGCCGGGGCGGCGCGCTCCGCCATCCTGTCCGGGCCGATGGCCTCGCCCGGCGACGACTGGGTCGCGTGCCCGCGCTGCCGGACGGCGCTCGAGCGCGCCGTGCGGGGCGGCATCCCGCGGCCGCGCTGCCCGGGCTGCGGCTTCACCTTCTTCGCCAACCCCGGCGTGGGCGCGGCCTGCGTGGTCCGCGACGCCGCGGGGCGCGTGCTCCTCGTCCAGCGGGCACCCGGGCAGTTCGGCGCCGGCCGGTGGTGCTTCCCGTGCGGCTTCGTCGAGTGGGGCGAGGACGTGCGCGGGGCCGCGGCGCGCGAGGCGCGCGAGGAGGCCGGGGTGGAGGTCGTGATCGGCGAGGCGGTCCAGGTCGCGTCCAACTTCCACGAGCCGGAGAAGCCGACCATCGGCGTCTGGTTCGCGGCGACGCTCGCCGATCCCGCCGTACACCCCGTCGCCGGGGACGACGCCGTGGCCGTGGACTGGTTCGACCCGGCCGCCCCGCCCCCGCTCGCGTTCCCGACCGACGCGGCGCTGCTCGAGCGGCTGGCGCGCGGGTAGGGCCTATCGTCGAGACTGCTCGCGCGCGGTGAACTCCACGTCCGTCCCCTCCGCCGCGGCGTCGCCTGGCGTGAGGAAGCGGGCGAAGCGCCGATCGCGCGCCAGGTAGCGCTCGAGGAACGCCGTCGCGTAGCGCCGCGTGAGCGCCTGCTGCCGGGCGAGCTGGCCGGCCGAGAGCCGGCTGTCCATGTCCGTGAAGCCGCTGTGCGTGCCGCCGACGATCTTCACGAGGAACGCGGGCGCCGGGAGCGCGGCGAAGAGCGGGGCCGGGATCAGGTCAAACGGTATGGTCGCGTCCGAGGTACCGCCGGCGACCAGCACCGCGCGCCGCGGCCGGAGCCCGTGGAACGCTTGCCCGTCCGCGCTCCCGGCAAGGGCTGCGAGCGCCACCACGGCGGTCAGGCTCGGGTCGGCGAGGCTCGCGTGCACGACCGCGAAGCCGCCAAGCGAGTGGCCGACGAGTCCCGCGCGCCCGCCACGGACGAGGTGCGCCAGCGCGCGCGCCGGACCGCTCCGATCGTGGAAGGCTCCGCGCAGGAACTCGAGGTCGCGCAGGGGGTCGCC
The sequence above is drawn from the Deltaproteobacteria bacterium genome and encodes:
- a CDS encoding acyl-CoA dehydrogenase; the protein is MDLAFTPAEESFRAELREWLRANIPPPAEHASLADEVAFLRGWQRQLHEGRWVGIHWPREYGGRGASVVEHYIFQEEIAAARAPEIINRIGVNLVGPTLVAHGTEEQKRRYLPEILPAEELWCQLFSEPGAGSDLTALRTRAERRGDGWVVTGQKVWTSYAQFARWGILLARTDAAAPRAKGISYFICDMQAPGVTVRPLRQLTGSEEFNEVFLEDVLVPREHLVGRENEGWAIASTTLAHERGTSPRQLVMHRMLLDDLLRLAREGVDGQAARRADRVLRQRLAQHAIEVEITRLNNWRTLTRLQRQEPLGPEASFVKLFWSEMSQRMHDTLMELLGPVGLCWQPGAHAVAGGRLARSYLYYRAASLFAGTSEIQRNILAERVLGLPRAR
- a CDS encoding Uma2 family endonuclease, translating into MAVAVPPAGTVPERLTVERYFALVDEGVLQPDDPVELLEGVIVAMAPSNARHASATTRVADAFRGAVGKRALVREEKCLILGLYSAPEPDVALVPGPHEAYDDADPRTALLVVEAADSSLVQDRITKAAIYAGAGIPEYWIVNLRDDRVEAYRGPDPQARRYAEQRRAVRGETLELVAFPGVHIAVDELLPRRAR
- a CDS encoding CoA transferase; amino-acid sequence: MGVNGPLPLAGVRILAFTQLGAGPYGLMFLSDLGAEIIKVEDPTTGGDEARAVPPFNDPAARDGLYYQSLNRGARSITLNLRRPEGPDLLHRLVARVDAVYNNMRGDLPGKLGLDYAALKTANPRVVCCSLSAFGRTGPRAGDPGYDYLLQAYAGFMSATGEPDAPPTKCGVSIVDFSGGILSALALMIGLHRARATGVGCDLDVSLLDTAISMLNYMAIWTLNRDWRPQRLPEGAHQSLVPSQSFQTRDGWIVIMCMKEKFWERLVERMGLPHLREDARFRTFPDRLAHRDALRPILRAEFLRHTTAEWIERLRGHVPIAPVYAVEEALADEQVLAREMVIAVEHPRLGRLREVGCPIKIDGVAPRYAPAAPLGADTAAVLEEVGIGPAEFEEFRRRGVV
- a CDS encoding SDR family oxidoreductase, with the protein product MGRLDGRVALVTGAGQGIGRGIALVLAREGAKVCVAELKEHRAERTVQEIRTAGGEALAIVADVGRKADVERMVEEGVRRYASLDVLVNNAHGFGARAPLEQIPDEQFDLSWTSGVKGTWWAMCAARPHMAARGWGRIINMVSLAADRGDAGLGEYNAAKAGIAALTRTAAREWGRQGITANAIAPGAWTRRGQDYAARDPEGFARAMAARPIGRLGDPETDIAPVALFLATDDSRFVTGHVLYVDGGAHLG
- a CDS encoding NUDIX domain-containing protein; translation: MTRTGVNGTRPCAGAARSAILSGPMASPGDDWVACPRCRTALERAVRGGIPRPRCPGCGFTFFANPGVGAACVVRDAAGRVLLVQRAPGQFGAGRWCFPCGFVEWGEDVRGAAAREAREEAGVEVVIGEAVQVASNFHEPEKPTIGVWFAATLADPAVHPVAGDDAVAVDWFDPAAPPPLAFPTDAALLERLARG